The Chitinophagales bacterium genomic interval TACAGATAACGCTTCCATACAAAAATATGCAGTGGACGAAACGGTAGATGCCGCTTTTGCGCCCGAAGTAGTTTTAAAACCAATAAGTGCCGAGGAAATTTCAAAAATATTAAGCTATTGCAACGCACAGCATATTCCTGTTTCGCCCCGTGCGGCAGGCACCGGATTAAGCGCCAATAGTTTGCCCATACACGGTGGTGTTACGCTTTCTATAGAAAGAATGAACCGCATTCTTGAAATAGACGAACGCAACTTGCAAGTAACCACAGAGCCGGGAGTTATTACCGAATTGCTTCAAAATACCTTAAAAGAAAAAGGACTGTTTTATCCGCCCGATCCTTCGAGCAGAGGCACCAGCTTTATTGGGGGCAATGTGGCTTGCAACAGTGGAGGCCCGCGTGCCGTAAAGTATGGTGTAGTAAAAGATTATGTTTTAAATTTAGAAGTAGTATTGCCTTCGGGTAAAATTATGTGGACAGGTGCCAATGTGCTTAAAAACTCCACCGGCTATAATTTTACGCAACTCTTTGTGGGCAGCGAAGGCACGCTTGGTATCATCACAAAAATTGTATTGAAACTTATACCGCATCCCAAAACAAATTTGGTAATGCTGGTACCATTTAAAAGTATGGAAAAAGCCAGCGAAGCCGTAAGCGCTATTTTCCGTGCCGGAATAGTGCCTTCTTGTTTAGAATTTATGGAGCGCGATGCCATTGAATGGGTTTGCAACTTTTTAGGCGATGTAACCATTGCCATTGACGATGAAACGCAAGCCCACCTGCTCATTGAAATGGATGGAAACGATATTGCCCAAATACAAAAAGAATGTGAGCAACTCTATGAAGTTGTGAATGAATTTGATTGTGGTGAAATTCTTTTTGCCGATAACGAAGCTCAAAAAGCAGACCTATGGCGCATGAGGCGCAATGCCGCTTATGCTATTAAAAAAACAGCCATAACCATAGAAGAAGATACCGTAGTGCCACGTGCCGACCTTCCTATTTTACTAAAAAGCATCAAGCAAATTGGTGCAAAATACGGCTTTAAAAGCGTGTGCTACGGACATGCTGGCGATGGCAATGTGCATGTGCGTATAGTAAAAGGCAGCTTAAGCGATGAAGCATGGAAAACCGAAATACAAGGAAAAGCCGTGCGCGAAATTTTTGAAAAAGTACACCAACTAAAAGGAACCATTAGCGGAGAACACGGCATAGGCTGGATTCAACGCCAATACATGGATATAAAATTTGATGCTGCACACCTCGATTTAATGCGTGGAGTAAAAGCTGTTTTTGACCCTAATGGCATTTTAAACCCTTCAAAGATTTTTTAATTACTCATTGTAACTTTGCACTTGCTTTATCAAAACAACCTATGAGCAAAAATACCAGCTATCCAAAAGACAAAATAAAAATTCTGCTACTCGAAAACATTAGCGATGCAGCAGTAGAAGAAATTAGAAATGCCGGATACGAAAACATAAAAAAAATATCGGCAGCATTAACAGAAACCGAACTTGCAAAAGAGCTTAAAGATGTACACCTGCTTGGCATACGCTCCAAAACACAGCTTACCGAAAAGGTAATACAGAAAGCCAATAAGCTATTGGCAGTGGGGTGCTACTGCATTGGCATAAACCAAGTAAACATAAACGCTGCCACGCAAAATGGAGTAGCTGTTTTTAATTCGCCATACTCCAACACTCGCTCGGTAGCTGAGTTGGTACTGGGTGCAAGCATTATGCTTATTCGAAAAATTATTGATAAAAATAAAGCCGCACACGAAGGCACCTGGCTTAAAGACGCCAAAGGAAGTTTTGAATTGCGCGGCAAAACACTTGGCATTATTGGCTATGGCAATATAGGATCGCAAGTAAGCGTATTGGCAGAGGCACTAGGCATGGATGTTATATTTTATGATGTAGAAAGCAAGTTGCCCTTAGGCAATGCACAAAGTGCACGAACCATTAAAGAGCTATTGGCAAAATCGCATATTATTTCACTCCATGTACCCAGCGATACCACCACACGAAATTTAATAAATGCCACTACTCTTTCGCAAATGAAAAAAGGTAGTATTCTAATTAACTACAGCCGTGGCGATGTGGTAGATATTCCGGCACTAAAAAATGCCTTAGTGAACGGCCATTTAAGTGGTGCAGCAATAGATGTATTTCCCGATGAACCCGAAAAAAATGGAGCCAATTTTCACTCAGAACTCTGTGGACTTTCAAACGTAATTTTAACACCTCACATTGGTGGCAGCACCGAAGAAGCGCAGTACAATATAGGCTTAGATGTAACTTCTAAATTACTCAACTTTTTGGAGCGCGGCATTACTACTGGTTCGCATTCAATTCCACCATTAAACCTAACTCCGCAAGCAAACACACACCGTATTTTGCATATACACCGAAATGTGCCGGGCGTGCTGGGGCAAATAAACTCCAGGCTTTCTACCCACAACATAAACATACTTGGGCAGTACCTAAAAACAAACGACAATATTGGTTATGTGGTATTAGATGTAGATACCAAACTTTCTAAAGATGCCTTGGCATTGCTGAAAGAAATAAACGAAACCATTAAAGTGCGTTTGGTATATTAACCCTAAAACATGGGGCAAAAAATTATGCTCTTATTGTTCTTCTTTTTGCCAATATAAATAGCCGTAATTTCCAGTGCGCCCAAGCCCGGTTTTACCTTCCTAAAGCTCGAAACCGTAAAGTCGTAACTCACGCCCAACTTAAAGCCTTTGTAATCGAAAGAGCCGTATAATGCCACCGCATCTGCCTGAGCAGCCCTACTAAAAAAATCGTTTACACGCACCATACTTCCTAAAGAAACAGTTGCCACCGGAGTTACATCATAAGCTACCGAAAGCCCCGGCAGCAGTTCGTTTGCGCTAGTTTGCATCATATACATTACACTCGGCAATACATGTATTAAGCGCCCAAGCGTAACATCTACTCCGGTATGAATATTCCAACGCAAAAACCAAGGGCTTTTGGAATGCTGCAAAAAATTCTCCTGTGGTTGAACTACATTAAACACACTTCCTCCCGCATACATACTTACTCGCTGATTAAACTTTCCTAACCACAACACACCCGAGTTTAGGTTAAACAAATGCACACTAAACGATGAAAAACTTTCGCCATTGCTAAGTGAGGGCTCGAATGTAGCTCCAATAAACTGGGTAGAAAATGTAAGATTAGAAGCATTTAAACGCTTATTGGTATAACCCAACTGAACACCAAGCGCTAACTGATGACGGTTTCGCTTGCCCAGTGCCTTAATATATGAAAACGAACCACAACCGGTAAAACTGCTTAAAGCCTTACCTCCGGCTTGGTCGCTAATAAATAAACCGCCAATGCCCACGGCATCGTTGTTTACCTCTATCGGCATATCGAAAAAAACAGATGGTGTTGAATACGTAGAGTGTAAAAAAGAAGTATTTCCGGCACCAAACCACTGATTGCGGTATGCAGCTCCCACACGATAACCGCCTCTGGTAAAACCCGTAAGTGCAGGATTTAAAGTGAGTGGAGAATTGAAAAACTGCGTGTAGTGTATGTCTTGTGCCACAAGCATACTACTCCATAAAAGCACACCACAAACAGCCAGTATTCTAGTCATGTAACCCACCGTTAAAAAAGAATGCTCCTCAAATTTAATGTTTGAGGAGCATTCTTAAAAAGTAAATTATGCTTTAGTAAAGTACGGTGAAAGGGCGAACTTCATTCTTAATTTCGCCATTCAGTAATTTAATTTTGGCATACAACATATATGTACCTGTTGGTTGGAGTTTTCCAGAGAAAGTGCCATCCCAAGTATCAGAATTTTCTTTCTCTTTATCAAAAACCAACTCGCCCCAACGGTTGTATATTTTCATGCTTTCCACCGTTGCTACACTTTTATCTACCACACCAAAACGATCGTTTTTGTTATCTCCGTTAGGTGTAAATACCGAAGGGAATTCGTATTCTTTAATATTCTTTTTAGTAATTAAAGCATGAACTTCATTATCGGAACTTGCCCATCCTGTTTTAGTTACAAAATCAAAAGGCGCTGTTTGTCCGGTTCCATCGGCAATTAAATCTTCCCATTGTGGCAAACCTTTCCAACGGCCAATGCTATTAAATGAACCATCTACCGATTGCTTATACAATATGCTTAAATCTGCATTAAGTGCATTGCCTAAAGATTGCTTTACTAAATGATAGAATTGGTTATTTACCACATCTACATTGGCTGCTTTTACGGCAACATCAAAACCATCGTTGGTTGGATCATTATGCACAAAACGAGCATCATATACTGCTTGAGTGCTATTGGTGGGTTTTAAAACCAATGGGCGCACGGTAGCTACACCGGAGGTGCTTGAACCTAACGGAAAATAGTAATCGCTTGTACTCAAAGTAGCTCTGGTTAAGCGTCCTGCGCCTGTGCTACTTACAAATGAATTAGCATCGTATGCAATGGCGCTGGCATTGGCAGAAGTAATATTCAATTTTTGCTCTCCGGTAGCAAACTCTACTCCATTTTTAAGGGTAAATAGATTGGTAACGTTAGCATCTACCGTATCTAAATTTTTTACTGAGCCTGCGGTTTCCTGTGCTTCTAAATTGTAAAACGATGTAATTACAGTACCTTTTACAAACTGCGTGTTTCCCAGTAACTTCACAGTGCTTTCATCGGCAGTGAAGAGTTTATTGTTTTCCCAATTACCATAGAGATTAAAAACTCCGGTATCTTTTCCTGCCGGTTGGTTTACAAAACTACCTCCGGTGAGTTCTGCGCCATTTACCAAATCGCCTTTTACGGTAAGCCTGCCCGCATTGGATAGCAATCCGGAAGTGCCACTGTTTTCGAGGTCGAAACCCACATAAACATCTACATTATCAGTAATGCCAACTGTTGCGCCATTATTAAAAAACACATTGGCTTGCGAAAAAATGTTGCACGAAAAGGCAAGTGCACCAAAAGTCGAAAGTGTTGTCTTCAGATTCATTTAAATAAAAATTGGAGCGTGAATATAACAGTATATAGCCATTTGTTGAAAAAAAACGAAACTTTTTCTGAAATGCAGATGCAGCTTACGTTTCAGCAGATGCCATTTATGCACACGTATATTGTATGCTTACAATAGAGTACACACACTCTTGCTGCGTACTACGTATGCGTTTTTCAACCTAAATGGTGTATTAAGCCCCAACCAGCCGCTTTTTTATTTCGCGGGCAATATTGAGCGGTGTGTATTTTTCAAAAAAGGTTCTGTTATCTACCCACTCATTAGTTGTGGTAGGTTCGTGTACTTGCACTTGTGGTGTATGCACTACCGGAGGTTCTTCTTGCACCGTTTTTTCCTCTGTGTTGCTGCTACCGCTGTATCCAAAAAGCTTGGCCAACTTTTCTGTCATTGGAATATTGTATTCATTGCCTGCCGCTTTTACTACTTCAATCATTTCATCGGTAGTATATTTGGTAAACTCGTAAGGCACTTCTACCGGTTCGCCATAGCCTTCAATTACTTTTCCGGCATCGTACATTTTAGAGAGGGTAGCGTTTTCGTATTTCAGAAAGAAATCTTCATTCACATTATAGCGCAGCATGGTATTTAGCTTGCCATCGGGTTTCATGTAATAGTGTACCAAATTGGCTCCTGCTTGTGTAACACCCACTCCGGCCGCAAGCCGCACGCCATTGGAAGTATTCGGTGGCGATGCGTGGAAAGTGCGGTTATCAAACATCAATACTTCTCCGGCTTTTACATTTATTGTTTTTAAATACGGAAAAATGCTAAACATGTGCTCTGCCAACGGCACCGGGCATTGTGGCGATGGCGATGGTCTATGATTTTGCATTAATTTATGGCTTCCGCGAATAACGCCCATGCCGCCATTGTCTATATCGGTATCTACCAATGCGATCCAACAGGTAATGGAAGAATAACCTTCTTCTTCTTTATCTACAAAACTCCAATCTTGGTGAGCCGGAACTACTCCTTTAGGATTTATTTCTTTTACTACATAACTGGCAACAAAAGGCTTAAAATCTTTTAGATGCTCAGCTAAGCGCGGCACGGCAATGCCCCATATTTTTTCGCGTATGGCACGGCACATTTCTTTATCGCTATTATCCATGCTTACATGAAAGCCAAAACCTTTTTCATCTTTAATTGGCAACGATTCATAAAAATTTTTGAGCGTAGCCACTTCCTCTTCATTCAGCAATGGAAAAGTGGCATAGCCTTCGCGCTCAAAAAACTCTTGCTGTGCTTCGCTCTTAAAAATTGGAATCATCTTATACATGCTTTCTGCTTTATGTTGTTTGAAATGCTGCTTGGCGCTGCGGTATTCTTCTGCCGTTACGAAATGCTGTGTGTAGTCGCTCGTTTGCTTTAATTCGCCCATGGTGGGGCGTTTTCCAATTTGTGTATTGTACTGCTGAAAAAAATCTTCGCTTACAAAATATTGCTCCAGTTTGCCAGCTTCGTTTTTGTGATAAAACATGAGCTGTGCGTCTTTGTCTATCAATCCATAAGTAACAGCAATGCGCGATTCGCTGCTCATATTGGCGGGTGAAGCGTGCAGCAATGCCTGCGAAAAAATAAAGGCTTCTCCGGCTTTCATGCGCAGCAGTTTTAAATCTTGCCGCATTTCGGCTTGCACGTTTTTAAACGGATCTTCTAAAGTTGGCGAACGCAGTGCTTTCGAGAAGCGATGGCTGCCATCAATTACCTGTATGGCACCATTGTTTTCATCTACATCTTGTAGCGGAATCCAAATAGTTACACTATCAAAAGTTGGCTCTTCTACTACGGTCCAGTCTTGGTGAATGGGCATTTCGCTTTGTGCCCCGGGCTGCTTGTTTAAAAAGCAACTGCCTAATTTTTTAATGGCGTTGAAGTGCGCTTCTACTTTACTGCCCAACACACTTTCTATTTTCTCGTTTACACTCTTTTTGTGAGCCTCGTTTGTATTAAAACTGCTGCTGTAAAACCCATCGGGAAGTTGCGGATGTTTCTCAAAGAAAAAAGAGCGCAAGTCATGAACTTGCTCTTCGTTCAAAAACGGCACTACTACATAACCATTGAGGTTAAACTGCTGTTGTAAAGTTGAATCCTTAAAAAGCATTGTTTTTTGTTTTCAGTATAAGCAACGATGCAGGCGTTGCGCAATCTTCAAGCTATGCAAACACCTCTTTCAACTTATCTAAAAGACCTTTCTTTTCTTTTACTTCATCGAAGCGCGGAGCGTTCATTCTTTGTATAAACTCTGCTTCGGTAATAAACTGGTGTTTGTATGGAATAGTTTTTACACGTTTTACGTTTCCGGGGTTTTTCCACGGGTTAAACTGCATATAAAAATCTACGTCCACTTCCAGCACTTCTACTTCTTCCATACTTTTTGCCGGATTCATGTGGTAATGAATAGAGGGCATTTCGGCCGGAATACATATCAATTGAATGGCAAGGCGCAAATCGCCAGTTTTGTTTATAGCAGAATAGTGTACAATGCTATCATCCAAGATTACACAATCGCCAGCTTTTGTTTCGAGCGGCACCAAGTGCTTTTCAATAATTTCATTCTTAATATTATCTAACTCCCACGGAATCATTGGGCCGCGAATTTCGCCAAAACGTTTATGGCTGCCGGGTACTACTTGCAAGGTTCCATTTGCTACGGTAGAATCTACCAACGGACACCAAATAGAAACCGTAAAGCATTTTCTTTCATCGGCAAACGCCCAGTTTTCGTGTAGTGGCACTTCTCCGGTGGTGGATTGCTTACGAATATAGTTGGCAATTATAGGGCGATAATCTGCCAATAAGCGATTCATGTGTGGTTTAAAGTATTCTGTAATAATTTTAAATACCTCCTGCTTGTATTCCGGATTTTTATCAATAAAAGTAAAATCGTATGTTACCAATCGGCTGTCTTTTACTCCTGTTTCTTCGGTAGTAATTTGCCCGCCACTATTGGGAAGTGTATCGAAAAATTTCTGCTTAAGCTCTGCAACTTCTTCGGGTGAAATAAACGGCACTCGAACATAGCCGTTCTTTACAAACTCCTCATTCAGCTTATCATCGTTTAATACTTTTCGCATAAAAAAAATTAAGTACAGCCAAATGTAACATTATTGAAATGTTTTAAGCAATGATTTTAGTCATGTTTGTGTAATTACTCATTCTTGAACTTGGGTAAACAAATTGTGTACAAGTAAAATGTATTCTATCGAAAACTGCTATTTTCGCAGCCCTGCATGAAGAAGCTCCTTATCCTTGCCTACGATTTTCCTCCTTATGTTTCGGTGGGTGGCTTACGACCGCACGCATGGTACAAATACCTTCGTGAATTTGGTATAGAACCTATTGTGGTTACTCGCCAATGGAGCAACAAACACGGCAATGCGCTCGATTATATTTCACCAAGCGAAAGCAGCCACACCATTGAAGAAAACAATATGTATGGCACTATTATTCGCGCCCCATTTAAACCCTCTTTAAGCAATCGCCTTTTGCTACAATATGGTAGCGACAAGTTCAAATTTATTCGAAAAGCACTTACTGCATTCGATGAAATTCGCCAGTTTATCACCATTTCCGGACCCAAAAAAACACTCTATACGGCTGCAAGAAATTACCTGCAACAACATAAAGTAGATGCCATTATTGCCACCGGAGAACCGTTTGTACTTTTTTACTTTGCACAAAAACTAAGTGCAGAATTTAATACCCCGTGGATTGCCGATTACAGAGATACTTGGTCGCAAGATGAAAACAGAAGCCGCAATACGCTTTTATACCAATGGAATAACCGGATAGAGAAGAGACTTCTTGCAACTACCCAGCACATTGTTACCGTATCGCCATTTCTACAATTGCAGATACAAAAAAATGCACCAACGCAGCAGTTTCATATCATCACCAATGGCTACGATCCCGATGTTATGAACGAGTTAGCACAGCGGCTTCCTAATAAAGAGCAACTCAGCATTGCATTTGTGGGTACCATTTACAAGTGGCATCCGTGGCAAAGTTTCATTACCCGATTTTCAAAAGTTGTAGAAGCATCGTCAGAAACTATGGCACTCCGGTTTTACGGAACCAATCTCACTGCTGAAATTCAAACATTCTTAGCCTCTTTTCCGCCAAAGACACAGGCTGCCATCACATTTTCGCCTAAACTTTCCAATAAAGAATTGCTGCAAGAATTAACCGGCAATCACGTAATGCTACTGTTTAATTATTACAGTTTTATGGGCACTAAAATTTACGACTATCTGGGAATAAAAAGAAGAATTATTCTATGCTACGAAAACGATAAAAACGCCCTTGCATTAAAAGAAAAATTTTATCCCGTTCAAGAAAACGAATCGCTCAGCAAAACTTTACAAGCCGATTTGCTGCGCGAAACACAAGCCGGCATTGCAGTAAAAGATGAAGACCATTTAGAAACCGTTTTAAAAGACTTACTGGCAGAGTTCACAGCAACCCGAAACATTGAATGCAACTCTATAAACACCGATAATTATTCACGAAAAATTCAAGTAAAAAAACTTGCTGAAATAATATCGGCAATCTAGCATTCCACTATAGCGCAACCATTACAACCTTTGAACACTATACAATTTCACCCAAAGCATATTGCTGAAAATTTTTAGAATTAACCTCTTAAAACAAGCGCTTGTAAGGATTTTGGAAACTGAATACATACAACACCAATAGAACTTTTGAATACAACTTAACCATGTGCGGAATTGCAGGTTTCTTTTCGGTAAATAAAAACATAAGCGAGCAAGAATTGCACGCTATGACCAATGCCATGCCACATCGCGGCCCCGATGCAGCAGGATTTTATGTAAACGAAATCCAAACAGTGGGCTTAGGACATCGCAGGCTCAGCATTATAGATTTAAGCACTGCCGCCAACCAACCCATGTTTTCGCATTGCGGCAGGTATGCTATGGTTTTTAACGGTGAAGTTTTTAACTACCTCGATATTAAACAACAACTGCAATTGCAATGTAAAACCAACTCCGATAGCGAAGTAGTTTTAGAAGCATTTGCCCGCGAAGGAGTACAAGCTGTGCAACGCTTCAACGGCATGTTTGCCATTGCTATTTACGACATTCAAGAACATACACTTTACCTTTTCCGCGATAGGCTTGGCATAAAACCTTTGAACTATTTCTATTGCGAAAAAACATTGGTATTTGCCTCCGAAATAAAAGGATTGCTGCCCTCTAGTTTTGTAAAAAAGCACACGACCATTCACCAAGCAGCCATCTACAATTTTTTGCACCTCGGCTACATACCTGAACCACACAGCATTTACACCAATATTTTTAAACTGCCGGCCGGCAGCTATGCCGTTGTAAAAAATGAAACCTTCAATATTTATGCTTACTGGAAACCCGAAGAACAAATTACAGAAAGCACCATTGCAGATTTCACGCAAGCCAAAACACAACTAAACGAGCTCCTGCTATCGTCAGTAAAATACCGTATGATAAGCGATGTACCTTTTGGCACTTTTTTGAGCGGAGGTATAGATTCCAGCTTAGTAACGGCACTAGCTCAGCAAAACAGCAGCACACCGGTAAAAACTTTTTCTATTGGCTTTAAAGAAGCATCGCACAACGAATCGCAATATGCCCAACAAGTTGCACGACATCTTGGCACTTTGCATACCGAATTTATTGTGAGCGAAAAAGATGCACTCGAACTAACCGATAAAATTTTTACCGCCTACGATGAACCTTATGCCGACTCTTCTGCATTGCCCACCATGCTTGTAAGCAAGCTTGCCAGGCAACATGTTACCATGGTTTTAACCGGAGATGGAGGCGATGAGTTATTTCACGGATATGGTGCTTACACTTGGGCAAAACGCCTGCAACACCCATTGGTAAAACTACTCCGCAAACCATTGGCTACAGCGCTTTCGTGGAGCAACCACACGCACAAGCGCGGAGCAAAAGTGGTGAACTATCCCAATGAACAACATTTAAAAAGTCATATCTTTTCGCAAGAGCAATATTTCTTTAGTCAAGAAGAGTTGAACCAAATGCTGCTGCCATCGGTAACACAACAATTACTGCTGCAAGAAGATGTGCCCACCAAGCGCCTGCTATCGGCAGTTGAAGCACAATCGCTCTTCGACATTCGCTATTATTTAAAAGACGATTTATTAGTGAAAGTAGATAGAGCAACCATGCAGTTTTCGCTCGAAGCACGCACACCATTTTTAGATTACAGGGTGGTAGAATTTGCCTTAAACGTACACGAAAACTTAAAGACACAACAAGGCGTTGCCAAACACCTACTTAAAGAAGTTTTATACGAATATGTACCACGCCAAATTTTCGACCGACCCAAATGGGGCTTTGCCATTCCACTTGCAAAATGGATGAAAGGTGAACTGCAATACATACTTACCGACTGGCTGAGCGAAGAAAATGTAACAACCCTTCAACTTGTGCAAAACACGTATGTACACAACCTAAAAAAACGTTTTATGGCAGGCGAAATCTATTTATATAATCGCCTCTTTGCCTTAGCACTATTGCATAAATGGATGAAAGATAATGCAACAAAATAAACGCCATATTCTATACCTATCGTACGATGGCATTACCGACCCACTCGGCCAAAGCCAAGTATTAGCGTACTTAGAAGGACTAAGCAAACTCAATTACCGATTTACACTCGTTAGTTTTGAAAAACCAGAGCGCTTCCTGAAAGGCAAATCTCTTATAGAAACACGTTGCCAAAAGAGCAGCATACGATGGATTCCGCTTACTTATACCAAGCAACCTCCGGTATTTTCTACCCTATACGATATATGGCAGTTGAAAAAAACTGTACTCCGCATTTTAAAGCAAGATCCATTTGAAATAGTACATTGCCGTAGCTACATTACCGCTTTAGTTGGGCTAGAGCTAAAACAAAAACACCGCATAAAGTTTGTATTCGACATGCGCGGCTTTTATGCCGATGAACGAGTAGATGGCAAAATATGGAACTTAAGTAATCCTTTATACAACACCATTTACAAGTATTTTAAAAAGAAAGAATTGCAGTTTTTCAATACTGCCGATTATGTGATAAGCCTTACCCATGCAGGAAAAAACATTATTCATTCATGGAAAACTATAGCTCAGCAACCTATTCCCATTCAAGTAATTCCATGCTGTGCCGATTTGCAGGTTTTTAACGGTAGTAATGTAAACACCGATGCGCAGCAAGCATTGCGTCAATCGCTTCACCTTACCGAAAACGATTTTGTGCTCAGCTACCTCGGCAGCATTGGCACTTGGTATATGCCCGATGAAATGCTCGATTGCTTTAAAATTTTAAAGGAAGAAAGAACCGATGCAAAATTTCTTTTCATTACTAATGAGCCTCCAAGTTTTATTATAGAAAAAGCAAAGGCAAAGAATATTGCCGAAAGCGATTTGCGCATTGTTGCTTCACCTCATCATTTAGTGCCCTTACACCTTTCGCTCTCCAATGCCGGCATTTTCTTTATTAAACCTGTGTTTTCAAAACAGGCATCCTCGCCCACCAAACAAGGCGAACTTATGGGTATGAACCTTTGGCATATTTGCAACAGCGGAGTGGGTGATGTAGATACCATAGTTGAACAAGCCAATTGCGGAGTAGTGGTAAAAGATTTTACTACCAAAGCATACCAAACAGCCATAAAAGAACTACTCCAAAAAACCACACAAACCAATCTACACATCCGCCAACAAGCATTTCAGTTTTATTCGCTCGAACGCGGAGTACAGTTGTATGCCGAAGTGTATCAACACTTAACCAAATAAATTCATTATGTTTTCGGAATATTGGCACAGCAATTATTCATGTTATATACACAAGATGTAGTAAACTTCTTATCGAAATTATCTGTAAAAAAAGTGCTGAATGCCTTCGGCATTTTTGCATCGTATTACATCAGCCATTTAACACGCAAACCCATTTTGTGGGGAAAACCCATTACCATTTCTATTGAACCAACCACCAACTGCAATCTAGGTTGCCCCGAATGCCCAAGCGGATTAAAAGCCTTTACGCGCCCCACCGGAAACATAGAAGCTACCAACTATAAAAAACTATTGGATGAAATAAACAGCACCACAGTTTACTGCTATTTCTACTTTCAAGGCGAGCCGTTTATGCACCCCAAATTTTTAGAATTGGTACAGTATGCCACCCAGCGGAATCTATATACCGTAACATCTACCAATGCCCATTTTTTAACCAAAAGAAAAGCGTTGGAAACCGTACAAAGCGGCTTAAACAGAATTATTATTTCCATAGACGGCACCACACAAGAAGTGTACGAAAAATATAGAATAGCAGGCGATTTGAATAAAGTTATTCAAGGAACAAAAAATTTGGTTGAAGCAAAAAGAGAACTAAAATCCAATACACCACACATCATTATTCAATTTTTGGTAGTGCGCCACAACGAGCACCAAATAGAAGATGTAAAACAACTGGGAAAAGAACTGGGCGTAGATGAAGTAAAATTTAAAACAGCACAAATTTACGATTACGAGAACGGTAACCCGCTTATTCCCAAAAATGAACAATATGCCCGCTATAAGAAAACAGAATCCGGCAAATACCTTATTAAAAACAAGCTGGAAAACCGCTGTTGGAAATTATGGCACAGTGCCGAAATTACTTGGGATGGGAAGGTAGTGCCTTGCTGCTTCGATAAAGATGCCAAGTACGAAATGGGCAACGTTTTTACCGATTCGTTTTCCACTATTTGGAACAATAAAAGCTACACATCTTTCCGCAGTCGCCTGCTGCAAGGCAGAAAAGAAATAGATATTTGTACCAACTGCAGCGAAGGGCTGAAAGTATGGGAATAGCTTACTTTAGAGTACTTTACATTTTTTTCCTTGTTCAAAATCC includes:
- a CDS encoding SPASM domain-containing protein; the encoded protein is MLYTQDVVNFLSKLSVKKVLNAFGIFASYYISHLTRKPILWGKPITISIEPTTNCNLGCPECPSGLKAFTRPTGNIEATNYKKLLDEINSTTVYCYFYFQGEPFMHPKFLELVQYATQRNLYTVTSTNAHFLTKRKALETVQSGLNRIIISIDGTTQEVYEKYRIAGDLNKVIQGTKNLVEAKRELKSNTPHIIIQFLVVRHNEHQIEDVKQLGKELGVDEVKFKTAQIYDYENGNPLIPKNEQYARYKKTESGKYLIKNKLENRCWKLWHSAEITWDGKVVPCCFDKDAKYEMGNVFTDSFSTIWNNKSYTSFRSRLLQGRKEIDICTNCSEGLKVWE
- a CDS encoding glycosyltransferase; its protein translation is MQQNKRHILYLSYDGITDPLGQSQVLAYLEGLSKLNYRFTLVSFEKPERFLKGKSLIETRCQKSSIRWIPLTYTKQPPVFSTLYDIWQLKKTVLRILKQDPFEIVHCRSYITALVGLELKQKHRIKFVFDMRGFYADERVDGKIWNLSNPLYNTIYKYFKKKELQFFNTADYVISLTHAGKNIIHSWKTIAQQPIPIQVIPCCADLQVFNGSNVNTDAQQALRQSLHLTENDFVLSYLGSIGTWYMPDEMLDCFKILKEERTDAKFLFITNEPPSFIIEKAKAKNIAESDLRIVASPHHLVPLHLSLSNAGIFFIKPVFSKQASSPTKQGELMGMNLWHICNSGVGDVDTIVEQANCGVVVKDFTTKAYQTAIKELLQKTTQTNLHIRQQAFQFYSLERGVQLYAEVYQHLTK